The DNA window ccggctcatgactcatagttttagccatcccagactagacttgggttgtaccagggctgaatggtagagtggcattatcctaggctagcaagcggctggtatcggcccagttgatgacggtcagcgaggaaggcggatcttgtggttatgtaaaacctctgcaaagtgtatggttgatcaatcgatacatgtgctgacttgtcggctatggacctttcctgggtttcacttaaactagatagagagatgagtccttctcttcttcccccatgagagagtgtcggtcgtagccaggggctacgggccttgagatagtgccgagtgggagttggcctatcgactgagcgatggtatggttatggtatggtgatggtgtggagatggtggtatatcgatcccaggatcaaaacctggctctgggatGGGAATGGGAtagaatgtgtgtgggaatggtgttaaaacttgattaTACTTTTATTCATACCTGATATGctgaatgcataggaaaccctagccttataggtttctttgagtatatccaacttgcatccaatttccacaaagcaatgctcatagggttgggagtggccagtacaaatcgtactgataaattttggcacacaggttctgctgaggagtatagctccgaggagtttgacagttgaggggtttgtgcctatgctcgagtttggcgatcttatcttcaagctgttctgattgaatgctacttttgattctgccaatgcggcgatgtaataatttatgtaattctgcactatttgtactatgatattatcattgtatggatgtgatattcgactggaatttgggtaatatgatctacaacggtcttattacactacgacgctgtggttttcccttcgcggaaatcagggtcGTTTCAGATACCGTTATAGCTTTTacccgggagtattctagagTATTGTATTTATCCACAGagaagcaatggttaaagaacttgatagttcaccatcatgtatctaatAACTAGTATACCAACTAGATTAAAGTAGGGATAAGTGATaaatgataagagttatgaaatATGATGCACACAAAAGAGAATTCCATGGTAAAATAAAGGAGTAGCTTAGCTAGATTGAGAGGACAACGGGTGAGTTCAAGGTttctaaatacttctctattactgtgGTTCTATTCTAGTTTAGATTAGAAGGTAACTGAAACATGGGTCGATATAGCGATCGTACACAAAGGTACTTTGGGACATCAGATTACTAGCCACAGAAAGGGATGAGAAAGGGACTAGGATGCTCCGACTGTGGTCCTACAAACACCAACCCAAACGTGGTGGACTACATCGGCCAtcaaggctatcaccacctggggctaccacaactatccgtggGATTGGGTGCAATCTCAGGTAActcatagtctagacaccatgtctacactatcATTTACTACTCTAATCATATataataactagagcactcgatgcgagcAGAGATCCCATACCAAAgtatgataactatactaaccatacacatgaaaagCATAAAAGTAAATAGGGAGGATAATTGTATTCAAAGCATGTCTTGCAAAGttaagatacaaagatataccagACCTCTGAAAATTTCTCTAGAACCTGAGCATAGCTcgactctccctaactctcaacttaACTAATCTAATTCTACATCTTAAAAGTGTTGTGGAGATATCTCTCTTGTTGTTGCCTCAATCCCGAATGAGATGGCCTCCAATGGGGGTCTGGGTGCCCTTATATAGGGGGAGATGGAGTAGCggccaaggaatcgaggtggagtaaaGGGCTAGAACtctaggtggagtagggggcaagaaatcaccacgtcatcgatccacgtcaactccctTGATCACCGTTAGATAAACTGACCTAAAACCGCCTTAAAATCAAGGGTCCAGAACATGGTGGCGAAGGGCGAGGGGCCACCCCCATGGCCCGAGCGGCCTCCCCATTGGGCTGGCCGGCCCACTATGATGCTAGGTGGGCTCTCCTTCTGGTGGCGAGGCTTGGGCTATGTCTTGAGTTGTCTTTCATTGGTTTCacaggttgaatcacttgttgatgtCGGTTTGCCTATTTAGTGTGTATAATGGTGGTCCCGAGAGCTATTTTCTAGGTAAATCCTCttgcattcacatattcaccaaagctcattgaatttattagtttaaacccctatacctatgtttgataATGGAATTAAGTGTATATGTAGGATATATTAACAGCTGATGATTGTCATTAACAaccgtcaacaagttcccccacacttaccctttgctagtccctgagcaaagttaaacttgaacaatggatcaggagttgctacaatgttttcacgcctcaaaagtacacatgcgttcgaACAAAAATTCTCctttggattagaataaactgatcagactttcaaacttacccatattaccttctaccatggggcttcttagccttcacttgggtaatgagtaattgaaagacagaatgatcaagtcaagcactatgtctcaagttctttgttcaaccatggttttagagtttttataagttttcaaaataaaactcagagattccattgtatgacactctcaagtctctcaatatatgtggtatttgtggatcctcaccaaggcaatagagatgttatgccttttttctcttcctaccactaaggctttatgtggagttcataggtagggagaaagctagagcatacttgcagatgcatatattgtaaagtcaaacaatggatccaaagagagttgagtcatagaatcaaatcaagatgtgcatgtgtgtgtggatatatggtggatattatatatatatatatatatatatatatatatatggtggctaacctaattctactatgctccttgaaaaattatctcttttgaaacttaaaaacatttgctagagaacatgggctatcttattcatcttttctttttttcaggcgggcatttgagtacccattgttttaaatatctcagacacttttgtgtccatttttttctcatcatcatttttttACTTGAAtcacttttgcatagccccatgtctcttttcaacaaaactttgagagatagcaaaaagaacttggagcatttatttggtggatgaaaaacctaacaatcatatttttgggttcactcctagtgtaggggTAGAACATTTTGGGGTGGATataaatggaatggcatgtttttttgcgcctactcccagtgtaggagtagtgcatatgtgggtggagtgtatgtaatcttgattttaagagcatgacaaacctatcataaggcatcaacaaagtttgactaaactcaatgcaatgcaagcagcatatatgagtggaattTTTTTCTAATCTAAATACCATATATGGCCCTAGTAGGAATTTAAGCTTTAtcatataggagctcatcatgtaggatttttatgtttttcaaaagaaatctctagaactttagtgtcacttggaacatgataaacaatagctcaaaccttctcatatcatatccatcaactacctagacttagatcaagcatatgctgccCACGAGTTTCAGGTTCAGAGTAAACttttatatcaaaatagtcttatccaaaactcgggagaattcaaggctgaaaactaggtacttgaaaggaattacaatagagcaactattcatcatttccattttaagagattatatttagagtcctttttattttattcaacaaattaaagcaaactggaCACACCCTCtttatttgtttttatttttagatcatgcattatatctatatatatttctataaagataactttttatttcatttttagttattcatctttttttctaatatatataaagcaagctaagaataataaaaagaaaagaaatacttatctagatacacgggGATGCCATCTCtcccaagctggttgttgtcgtggttcTAGCTCGATGCCCAGCAGAGAAGGACGCCGACTGCTGGGTCCTCGACACCGGCGCGACAAACCATATGACAGGATCTCGGAGCGCGTTCGCGGAGCTCGATCCTGCCGTGTGCAGAACCGTGCGGTTCGGTGATGGATCACTGGTGAACATCGAAGGGCGCGGGACGGTGCTATTCGCGTGCAAGTCCGGCGAGCATCGCACGCTCACCGGCGTCTACTTCATCCCACGTCTCACTGCCAACATCATCAGCATTGGGCTGTTGGACGACGCGGGGAGCAAGGTCGACATCGAGAAGGCATCCTTCGCCTCTACGACCCTGACCGCCGCCGTCTCGCCAAAGTACGGTGTGCACCGAACCACCTGTACTACCTCAACCTCAACATCGCCCGGCCAGTGTGCCTGGCGGCGTGCAGCAGCGAGCCGGCATGGCTTTGGCATGCACGTTACGGGCCACCTCAACTTCCAGGCGCTCCGCCGGCTGTCCTCGCAGTCGATGGTGCGTGGCCTTCCTCCGGTCGACCACGTGAACCAGCTCTGTGATGCGTGCCTGGTTGGGAAGCAGAAGAGGACGTCGTTCCCGCAGCAGTCTACCTACCGCGCTGATGACCACCTGGAGCTCGTCCACGGCAACATCTGTGGACTGATCGAGCCCACCACTCCAGGGGGTAAGAGGTATTTTCTGTTGCTGATCGATGATatgagtcgctatatgtggctcacCTTGATCACCAGCAAAGATGAGGCGGCTGCCACCATCAAGTAGTTCAAGGTCCGTGCGGAGTTGGAGAGCGGACGCAAGCTGAAGGCGCTGCAAACCGATCGTGGCGGTGAATTCACGTCGATCGAGTTCGGCGAGTACATGGCGGATCACGGTGTCCACCGATAGTTGACGGCCCCCTACTCGCCCCAACAAAATGGGGTCGTCGAACGCCAAAACTAGAGCGTGGTCTCCACCGCACGCAGCATGATGAAGGCAAAAGGTGTTCGGGAGGTTTTGGGGTGAGGCCGTGCACACCGCGGTCTATCTCCTGAACCGCTCCCCGACGAAGGCGCTGTCCGGAGTGACTCCGTACGAGGCCTGGCATGGCAAGCAGCCGTCTGTCCATCACCTGAGGACTTTCGGTTGCATCGGTCATGTCAAGGACGTGCGGCCTCACCTCAAGAAGCTTGCTGATCGATCTACACCGATGGTCCTGCTCGGCTACGAGGAAGGGAGCAAGGCTTATCGCCTCTTCGATCCAGTTGGCGAGCGGGTGCATGTATCacacgacgtcgtgttcgacgagagcGCGAGCTGGAGCTAGGGTGCAGCATCGACACTGGCTGCTGGAGTCGAGCCATTCAGCGTTGAGTTCTTGTCTCTGCCCATCGGGTTGGGAACAGGAACCTACTGCTGTGAGTCCTACACCGCCTTCGCCACAGCCTGCCACACCACCACAGCATCACATCCACCTACATCGACGGGCTCGGTGGTTCCGCCATCGTCGCAGGATGGCATCGAGTTCGCGTCGCCACCATCGTTCGATGATGCGCTCGACGCAGAcgtggatgatgatgagccccGGGCTACCGCCTCGTCGACAATGTCATCGGGACAGCACTCCACCTGGGTATGCACCTCGGCACCGCTCGAATTTGATGAGCTTCACGCAGTCACCGCCGAGGAACCAGGCTCGTTCGAGGAGGCAGAACATGCCCTGGAATGGTAGCAAGCCATGACGGAAGAGATGGACGCCATCATCGCCAATGGGACATGGAGTCTCACTGAGCTCCCCTCCGGTCACCATGCAATTGGCCTCAAGTGGGTCTATAAGGTGAAACGGGACCAGCGGGGTGCCGTCGTCCATCACAAGGCGCGCCTGGTGGCCAAGGGGTACGTCCAGCGCCAGGGGGTGGACTTTGAGGAGGTGTTCGTGCCGGTGGCGCGCCTCGAGTCCGTGCGGCTCATGATCACCATTGCCGCACACTGGAATTGGCCGGTTCACCACATGGATGTGAAATCAGCCTTCCTGAATGgagacctcaaggaggaggtgtacGTCGCTCAACCACCCGTCTTCGTCGACAAGGACTGCCCAGCAAGGTACTGCGGCTTCACAAGGCGTTGTACGGACTgcgccaagctcctcgtgcctggAAACCAAGTTGGACGCGACACTGCTCTCCCTCGGGTTCAGGCGCAACGAGAATGAACACGGCGTCTACACGCGCGGCAACACACAAAAGCGGCTGATTGTCGGCATTTATGTCGATGATCTCATCATCACGGGCGGCGACGCTGAACTACGGGTGTTCAAGGGGACATGAAGAGGAGGTTCCAGGTGAGCGACCTCGGCACACTATCGTACTACCTCGGCATCAAAGTGTGTCAGGCGCCATCGGGGATCACCATCTCCCAGGAGCGCTACGCTTAGAAGCTGTTGGAGCGAGCAGGCATGCTCGACTGCAACCCGAGCGCGACGCCAATGGAGCCtcggctcaagctcctcaaggagaGCAATGCCCCACACGTTGACGCCACTGAGTACAGGAGTATTGTGGGAGGTCTCAGTACCTGCTTCACACACGCCCGGATTGTCATACAGCGTCGGCTACGTAAGCAGGTTCATGGAGGCGCAAGGTAGGAGCACCAGGCTGTTGTCAAGCGCATACTGTGCTATGTGGCAGGGACAGTAGGTCTGGGCATTCACTACAAGCGTGGGGACAAGAAGAAGCTGGCCGACGGCTGCACGGCTACAGCGACAGTGATTTCGCCGGTGACGCCAACGACGTAAAAGCACCGGCGGGGTCATCTACTTCTCGACAATAGGGCGATCTCATGGCAATCCAGCAAACAGAAGGTCGTGGCCCTCTCGTGTGCGAAGCCGAATATATCGCGGGGCGGCGGACGACTGCGACATGTCAGGGTGTCTGGCTTGCTCGCCTCTTGTAGACTTGGTCGACGTCGAGGCCAAAGCACCGATCCTGCGGGTGGACAACAAGTCCACCATCTCTCTTGTCAAGAATCCAGTGCACCACGACCGGACCAAGCATATTGACGTGAAGTACCACTACGTCCGGGAGTGTGCAGATCGAGGCTTGATCGATGTTCAGTTCATCGGAACGGCGGAGCAGCTAGGTGACATCCTTACCAAAGCACTCGGACGCCTGAAGTACGAAGAGCTTCGCAGCAAGATCGGCCTCACCAAGTTTCTCTCTATCGGCAACAGGACTTAGGGGGTGATTTGTTAGCCATTATAAGTCAGTTGCCGGATATGTACAGTAGGCTAGCTGGTTTCAGTTTTTACATTCAGTTAGCGTTAGCGGGTCAGACTTTCAGTTAGAGTCCACGCGGCGTCGTCCACGTCGCGCGTCCGTCGCGGCACGTCCCAACGGTTTGTGATGGCACTCCGTGATCACGAGCGTGCCGCCGTTTTTCCCGGCCACAATGGCCTTGTAATCTTCTTTTATTACCGCAATCTAAACAAGAAAACGCTGCCAGTTGACAGCACCAAAAACTCCCGTGTTTTGCAGTTCACTGAGTTCACGCGCGAGAGAGGTAGAGAGCTCGCCGGCGATCCGAATTTCCGGCGGGCGAACTTCTGACAATCTATCTGGAATTTTGTTTGATTAATCTATTGTCCATTAGCATGAATTACTATTCTGTTAGGGCCTATTTTGATTATGATAAATTTGTTGGCCAGATTTTTTTTTACCAATTGGTTAGCAGTAGTATCCATAAACTCTGCTCCACAACTTCATAAACTCTGCTAGGACCCTTCATGTGCTTTCCCAACTTCACATTTTTGTCTAGAACAGAGTTTGTGGAGCTACACTAGTTTATGGAGCTACGTCTATTTGGTTGAAAAATGTTAAGCCAAGCTGAAAAAGGTGGAGCGGAGCAGTTCTAAACAGACCCACATCTATTAAGCAGCCATGAAGCAGTAGTGGCATGCAAGATAGGTACGCGTGCTTTTTGTGAGTCATGCGGGTTTGtatgtactactagtactaggCAGGTAGGGGCTGCTTCGCTGCGCCTGATTTTGCTGGACGCTCTTTTGTGAACGTACCACTCTGGTTGTAAAATGCATTATGTAGGTTGTTGCAAGTACCGTTCAATAGCTCCTACTTATATGCACATTGCATGCATCCAAGAGAGATTTGACTTAGAACTGGACTGTTAGCAATCAGCCAGGTAGCAGGGGAAAATTGGGGAAGAACTTGGGGAAGGGGAATAACAAGCAGCAGCGGGCAGGAGCGAGATGAGGCAGGAGGAATCTGAATTAAGGTTCAGGTTTGGGTTACAATAATGTTCACCCTCTCTCTTTCCCTTCTATTACATATAGACTACTTTGATCCATTCTGGGCCGCTGAGCAGCATGTTGGGCTTGGGCCTAGACGCGGCGGATGTCTGCTCAGGATCCTTCCTTGGGTCATCAGGCACGGGTTCCTCGGGGGCGCTGACATTCCCCCGGTCTTGAGCGACGGCTTGTCCCCAAGCCGGCGCTCGAGGAAACTGCTGCCGGAGTTGCTCAACGGACTCCCATGTAGCCAACGCCGGCGGCATATGAGACCATGCAACCAGGACTTGTTCAATAGGATGAGCCCCAGCAGACCAGCGATGCTGAACAATGCGAACTGGAACCTGAAACTGGACAAGGTCAGATGCCAATGAGGCACTTACAGGCAGGGAACCTGGTGAGTTTTTCAActgggacacatggaaaacaGGGTGGATGGAGGCGCCAGTCGGAAGCAGCAGCTTGTAGTCGACCTTGCCAATCCGTTCCACAATGCGAAATGGCCTGAAGAATTTGAAGGACAATTTATGATGAGCACGGCGAGCCACAGAGGACTGCACATACGGCTGAAGTTTAAGGAACACGGAGTCCTCGACAGCGAACTGGCGATCCACACGATGCTTGTCGGCCTGACGTTTCATGCGAGTTTGAGCACGAAGCAGATGTTGGCGAACCAGAGCTTGCACCAGATCACGGTCTTCAAGCCATTCTTTCAACTTAGGTACTGGAGAGGCCAGGTTGATATCGAAGCCCAAATGACGGGGCGGACAGCCACAGAGCACTTCAAACGGGGACCTTCCCGATGCTGAATGGAAGCTTGTGTTATACCAGTATTCCGCCAAGGAGAGCCACTGAGACCAGCTGTTTGCACAAGCATGAGCGAAACAACGCAAATAAGTCTCCATGCACTGGTTAACATGCTCAGTCTGACCATCGCTCTGTGGGTGGTACGCAGTACTCATCCGCAACTCAGTGCCAGCTAACTGAAATAGTGTCTGCCAAAACTTGCTTGTGAACACCTTGTCTCGGTCAGAAATAATATCCATTGGCAGGCCGTGCAGCTTGAAAACGTGATCCATCATCCATGAACACACGAGCGACAGAGGCAGCCGTGAAGGGGTGGCGAAGTGGCAGGAAATGAGCAAACTTGGAAAACTTGTCGACCACCACAAGCACCGAATTTGCAGACCCAGAAAGAGGAAGTCCCTAGACAAAATCCATAGAGATTACCTCCCAGGAAGCACGCGGCACAGGTAGCGGTTGCAGGAGCCCAGGGTAACCATCACGATCAGGCTTAGCTTGGGCACAAGTGTGACAATCCTGGACATATTTGAGTGCACGCATACCAGGCCAGCAAAACAAGGGACGAAGCTTCTGCAGAGTGGCGGGAGCGCCGGATCAATGGCCGCCAAGGGCTATCATGCAGGGCTGCGGGCACTTTGGACTGAAATGCAGTGTTGTTACCGAGCCAGATTCTGCCATTGTGCATGATGATCCCATTCTGCAGCTTGTATGGTGGACGAGCTGCAGGGTCCAAGAGCAGCTGCTGTAATAGCTGACGACCTTCAGGGTCAGATGCGTACCACCGCTGGAGTTCAGTCATCCAAGAATGCACTGGCGACGACACGGCTGCCAACTCCAAGTCATGATCCCAACGAGACAGCGCATCTGGCTCTTGATTGTCAACGCCACGACAATAGATGACACGATAGCGTAGGCCGAGAAGTTTAGTGAAAACCTTCTGTTGCCATGGCATATGCAAGCGTTGCTCATTGAGGTACACCAGGCTACGGTGATCTGTATGAATGACAAACTCTGCCTGCAATAGATAGTGGCGCCATTGTTCGACAGCCATAATGATAGCGAGATACTCCTTCTCGTAAGCTGACAAACCTTGATTGCGCGGTGCTAACGCCTTACTGATGAACGCCAAGGGGTGCCCATCTTGAAGCAGAACTGCACCGACACCGTACCCGGACGCATCAGTCTCGATGTGAAATGTTTTGGAGAAGTCCGGGATGCCCAAGACAGGTGCCGAGCATAAAGCAGCTTTGAGTGACTGAAATGCCGATTCATGCACAGAAGTCCAAATGAACATTGTGTCTTTACGGAGCAAGTCAGTCAGGGGCTTGGCAATCAATCCGAAGTGGCGGATGAACTTGAGATAGTACCCTGCAAGACCCAGGAACCCGCGGAGAGCTCTGACATTCACTGGTGTAGGCCAACTAGAAATAGCTTGGATCTTAGCAGGGTCGGTAGAGATGCCACGCTCACTGATCACATGGACATAGGGGCTAGGGGAACGATAAGTCATCACTACTTGCAAATACCGTGAACATAATTAAACAAATACTAGTAGAAGAGAGAGTGGATTTAGAGGTGTTGTCACCAATCCACAGGATAACAATTTGACAAAAACGATCTAATAAAGTCTTCAAATAAGCTATCTCAAGACAGACCACAGAGGTAGATCTTCAAATAGGAAACATTAGTTGGAGGCAACTGAGGTACTGTATTTATCAAACACGAAAAGTTACTTTAATCACATAAGTCTGTACCAGCCGAAGCATAACTGGGGCAACCAAGTGAAATCACCTAAATTATGATCAAAGAAAGTGAGCCAACCTAGATTTGGCACTTAAACAATACTGGGCTTCTGACCGGAGTTAAAATCACCTATGTTAAAATATTGTTTGTCGTCTTCATGGATTTGAAATAGCTCGGAGTTTTGTATCACATAAGAATAAATGACTGACTACATTCAACTAAATAACTTTAAATCAGATGAACCGTTATTTTGTTCAGTAGGCATTGAACAATTTAGATCATGAATAGTGGCACAATAAGGCCTATGGGAAAAATGGAGATATGGGCATAGAGTATACTCGGATGCAGGCTGAAAAAATGTGTCCATATCTTAGCAAGGTGGCTAGGCTTCAGCGTGAAGCACTTGAAGAAGTATTTTTCAAGTGTTTGGTAAGAGATCTAACTGCCATCCAAACAATGGCCCATACAAATATCATCTTTAGAACAAAAATGACCGATATGCGTATTTCCCCATTAGGCCCAAGATGACTGATGTATTTTGCATTGTCTTTAGTTTCCTTTGCTGGCATGTGTTTTTAGACTGTGACAACCACTATGTAAAAAAAGCACATCACACACGCGCGTTCAATCACATCACAGACGCGTGTTCAGACACATAACAGACGCCATAACGCGTCTGTAATAAGCCCATACTATAGACGCGTGTTACCAATACGTGACTGTGACAAAAACGAACACGTGTTTGTGA is part of the Miscanthus floridulus cultivar M001 unplaced genomic scaffold, ASM1932011v1 fs_164_3, whole genome shotgun sequence genome and encodes:
- the LOC136530612 gene encoding uncharacterized protein is translated as MTYRSPSPYVHVISERGISTDPAKIQAISSWPTPVNVRALRGFLGLAGYYLKFIRHFGLIAKPLTDLLRKDTMFIWTSVHESAFQSLKAALCSAPVLGIPDFSKTFHIETDASGYGVGAVLLQDGHPLAFISKALAPRNQGLSAYEKEYLAIIMAVEQWRHYLLQAEFVIHTDHRSLVYLNEQRLHMPWQQKVFTKLLGLRYRVIYCRGVDNQEPDALSRWDHDLELAAVSSPVHSWMTELQRWYASDPEGRQLLQQLLLDPAARPPYKLQNGIIMHNGRIWLGNNTAFQSKVPAALHDSPWRPLIRRSRHSAEASSLVLLACWSQWLSLAEYWYNTSFHSASGRSPFEVLCGCPPRHLGFDINLASPVPKLKEWLEDRDLVQALVRQHLLRAQTRMKRQADKHRVDRQFAVEDSVFLKLQPYVQSSVARRAHHKLSFKFFRPFRIVERIGKVDYKLLLPTGASIHPVFHVSQLKNSPGSLPVSASLASDLVQFQVPVRIVQHRWSAGAHPIEQVLVAWSHMPPALATWESVEQLRQQFPRAPAWGQAVAQDRGNVSAPEEPVPDDPRKDPEQTSAASRPKPNMLLSGPEWIKVVYM